A segment of the Planktothrix serta PCC 8927 genome:
CGTAGAGTTTGTGTTATTGGATGAAGAGGAGAATGAAATTTTTAAACAAAGAATGCCTTTAACAGGAACCCCTGGAATTGTGAAATTTAAGTTACCCCAATCTGCACCGATGTTAGAAGTGGGTAAACAATATCGTTGGCAATTTTTCTATCAATGTAATCCCAGATTAAGGGCTGAGGATGATAAGGTTGAAGGGGCGATCGCCCGAATTAACCTCAATGAAACCTTAACCCGTCAGTTAGAAAAAGCCAATACACCCCTAGAACAAATTCAAGTCTATGCTCAAAATAAATTATGGTATGAAACCGTAACTTTATTAGCAGTATTGCGACAGGAAAAACCTCAAGATCAACAGCTTTTACAGGAGTGGAAAGAGTTATTAAATTCTATTGGGTTAGAAAGTTTAGCCGATGAACCCTTGAGTCCTTGTTGCAAACCCTAACAAGCCGAGAAACCGGGTTTCTTCAACGAGATTTCTGTTAAGCCACAAAGATTACAGCAGAAACCCGGTTTCTTCAACGAGATTTCTGTTAAGCCACAAAGATTACAGCAGAAACCCGGTTTCTTCAACGAGATTTCTGTTANNNNNNNNNNNNNNNNNNNNNNNNNNNNNNNNNNNNNNNNNNNNNNNNNNNNNNNNNNNNNNNNNNNNNNNNNNNNNNNNNNNNNNNNNNNNNNNNNNNNNNNNNNNNNNNNNNNNNNNNNNNNNNNNNNNNNNNNNNNNNNNNNNNNNNNNNNNNNNNNNNNNNNNNNNNNNNNNNNNNNNNNNNNNNNNNNNNNNNNNNNNNNNNNNNNNNNNNNNNNNNNNNNNNNNNNNNNNNNNNNNNNNNNNNNNNNNNNNNNNNNNNNNNNNNNNNNNNNNNNNNNNNNNNNNNNNNNNNNNNNNNNNNNNNNNNNNNNNNNNNNNNNNNNNNNNNNNNNNNNNNNNNNNNNNNNNNNNNNNNNNNNNNNNNNNNNNNNNNNNNNNNNNNNNNNNNNNNNNNNNNNNNNNNNNNNNNNNNNNNNNNNNNNNNNNNNNNNNNNNNNNNNNNNNNNNNNNNNNNNNNNNNNNNNNNNNNNNNNNNNNNNNNNNNNNNNNNNNNNNNNNNNNNNNNNNNNNNNNNNNNNNNNNNNNNNNNNNNNNNNNNNNNNNNNNNNNNNNNNNNNNNNNNNNNNNNNNNNNNNNNNNNNNNNNNNNNNNNNNNNNNNNNNNNNNNNNNNNNNNNNNNNNNNNNNNNNNNNNNNNNNNNNNNNNNNNNNNNNNNNNNNNNNNNNNNNNNNNNNNNNNNNNNNNNNNNNNNNNNNNNNNNNNNNNNNNNNNNNNNNNNNNNNNNNNNNNNNNNNNNNNNNNNNNNNNNNNNNNNNNNNNNNNNNNNNNNNNNNNNNNNNNNNNNNNNNNNNNNNNNNNNNNNNNNNNNNNNNNNNNNNNNNNNNNNNNNNNNNNNNNNNNNNNNNNNNNNNNNNNNNNNNNNNNNNNNNNNNNNNNNNNNNNNNNNNNNNNNNNNNNNNNNNNNNNNNNNNNNNNNNNNNNNNNNNNNNNNNNNNNNNNNNNNNNNNNNNNNNNNNNNNNNNNNNNNNNNNNNNNNNNNNNNNNNNNNNNNNNNNNNNNNNNNNNNNNNNNNNNNNNNNNNNNNNNNNNNNNNNNNNNNNNNNNNNNNNNNNNNNNNNNNNNNNNNNNNNNNNNNNNNNNNNNNNNNNNNNNNNNNNNNNNNNNNNNNNNNNNNNNNNNNNNNNNNNNNNNNNNNNNNNNNNNNNNNNNNNNNNNNNNNNNNNNNNNNNNNNNNNNNNNNNNNNNNNNNNNNNNNNNNNNNNNNNNNNNNNNNNNNNNNNNNNNNNNNNNNNNNNNNNNNNNNNNNNNNNNNNNNNNNNNNNNNNNNNNNNNNNNNNNNNNNNNNNNNNNNNNNNNNNNNNNNNNNNNNNNNNNNNNNNNNNNNNNNNNNNNNNNNNNNNNNNNNNNNNNNNNNNNNNNNNNNNNNNNNNNNNNNNNNNNNNNNNNNNNNNNNNNNNNNNNNNNNNNNNNNNNNNNNNNNNNNNNNNNNNNNNNNNNNNNNNNNNNNNNNNNNNNNNNNNNNNNNNNNNNNNNNNNNNNNNNNNNNNNNNNNNNNNNNNNNNNNNNNNNNNNNNNNNNNNNNNNNNNNNNNNNNNNNNNNNNNNNNNNNNNNNNNNNNNNNNNNNNNNNNNNNNNNNNNNNNNNNNNNNNNNNNNNNNNNNNNNNNNNNNNNNNNNNNNNNNNNNNNNNNNNNNNNNNNNNNNNNNNNNNNNNNNNNNNNNNNNNNNNNNNNNNNNNNNNNNNNNNNNNNNNNNNNNNNNNNNNNNNNNNNNNNNNNNNNNNNNNNNNNNNNNNNNNNNNNNNNNNNNNNNNNNNNNNNNNNNNNNNNNNNNNNNNNNNNNNNNNNNNNNNNNNNNNNNNNNNNNNNNNNNNNNNNNNNNNNNNNNNNNNNNNNNNNNNNNNNNN
Coding sequences within it:
- a CDS encoding DUF928 domain-containing protein, encoding MKQLTLVLSILLAGILITLNSTKSGVAQHGSQSLEVAVEFQDPDRGEPNEDREGSSGRTNCPAVSQPLTALIPKQNIGLTLSGYPTFMIYVPYSSTLSRNVEFVLLDEEENEIFKQRMPLTGTPGIVKFKLPQSAPMLEVGKQYRWQFFYQCNPRLRAEDDKVEGAIARINLNETLTRQLEKANTPLEQIQVYAQNKLWYETVTLLAVLRQEKPQDQQLLQEWKELLNSIGLESLADEPLSPCCKP